Within Deltaproteobacteria bacterium, the genomic segment CGAAGCTCGCGTTCTGGACCAAGTTGCCCGGGCAGAACGACGGCGTGGCCGTCGGCGGCACGGCGGTGTTGGTCGCCATCGCGGTGCTGGTGCGCGTCGTGGTCGGCGGCACCGCTGTGTTCGTCGCCGTTGCCGTCGCCGTCGCCGGGACCGCGGTGTTGGTCGCTGTCGCGGTGCTGGTGCGCGTCGTGGTCGGCGGCACCGCCGTGTTCGTCGCCGTTGCCGTCACGGTGGGCGGCACGGCGGTGTTGGTCGCCGTCGCGGTGCTGGTGCGCGTCGTGGTTGGCGGCACCGCCGTGTTCGTCGCCGTTGCCGTCGCCGTCGGTGGCACGGGCGTATTGGTCGGCGTCGGGGTAGGCGCTTGGCAGTGCAGTGAACAATAGTTCGGTTCGTTGCCGTGGAACGCGTCGAGCAGGCGACTGCTGTAGCGAACACCGCCCGCGAGCGAGAGCAACACATCTCCGAAGAAGGCGTCGGTCTGATACGCGCACGGAGAATTGGTCACGCTCAGCGTGGTTGAGCTGTTCGGTCCCAGCACCGTCACGCGGTAGTCGAGCAACTCCTGGTTGTCGATGTTGGCGTCGAACTCCTTGTACACCGCCAAACCGATCGGATAGCTGCAGCTGGTCGATAGGTTGACGAAGGTTGCGCTGCTGGTGTTTCCGGCAATCGTGATAGTCGCGGTCAACATTCCCGACCCCGGTGTGCTGGAGCAGCCGCCGGCCGGAGTGAACGCCGGAGATGGCATGCGCGTCGGCGTTCCCGCGGTGCACACTTCACCCGTTGGCGTCGCGGTTGCCGTTGGGGTTGGCGGCACCGGCGTATTCGTGCGGGTCACGCTCGCCGTCGCGGCGCGCGTCACCGTCGCCGGCACCACCGTGTTGGTGTTGGTCGGCGTAGCGCTCGGCGGGATTGCCGTGTTGGTCGCGGTCGCCGTGCGCGTTGGGGTGTTCGTCACCGTCGGGCTCGCCGTTGCACACGGTGGCGGCATGACGTGGCACTGCGCGCCCGCGCCTTCGCCATCGCTGCCAACGTAGTAGACGGCGTCAATCAACTCCATGCTGGCGCTAGCCGACGGCGTGTTGAACGCCGTGTCGAGGATCTGGCTGACGGTCTGTCCCGTCAGGCTCCCGAAATTGTAGAGAGCATTCCCGAGCTGTGGGTTGAGCGCCAGATTGAGTTCCGCCGACAGCAGATGACGATGGTACTGATCCGACGTGTCGTTCAGGAACGCATCGATTTGCACGGTGGTCAGTGTCGAATAGTGCGTGGTGGCCTGGATGAGCGCAGCGAACTGCGTTGTGGTGAACTGGTTCTGCCAATTCTTCCAGTAACCAGGGCTGCGGATGAGCGAACACAGATCGGCGCTGCCGCACACGGGAGTGATCGTGCCGGTCGGTGTCGGTGTCGGTGTGTTGGTTGGGGTCGGCGTCAGCCCACACACGGTCGGCACCACCCGGCAGCTCTGCCCCGCACCCTCGCCGTTACTACCGAGATAGAGCACGGCGTCGTAGAGATCGGCGCTCGCACTGCCCGCCGGCGTGTTGAAGGCGGTGTTCAGAATCTGATTGACCGTCTCTCCGCTGAGTGTGCCGAACATGTAGAGCCCAGCGCCGAGCTGCGGGTGCAAGGCGACATTGAGTTCCGCAGACAACAGGTGACGATGATACTGGTCCGTATTGTCGTTCAACAACGTTTCGGCCTGCGCGACGGTGAAACTGCTGTAGTCGGCAGTGGCCTGAATGATCGTCAGAAACTCCGCCGTCGTGTAGTGGTTCGACCAGTTCTTCCAATAGCCTGGGCTGAAGATGAAACCACAGAGCTCCCCGGTCGTACACGGGGTGGCGGTGGCGGTCGCCGTTCGCGTCGGCGTCTGTGTCGGGGTGGCAGTCGGCGTGTTCGTCGGTGTGAAGGTCGGCGTTCTCGTTGGCGTGTGGGTGGGTGTTTGCGTCGGTGTACTGGTCGCTGTGGCTGTCGAAGCATTCGTCGGCGTGGCTGTAGCGGTTCGCGTCGGCGTCGCGGTCGGCGTCTGCGTCGGGGTGTTCGTCGGGGTCACCGTAGCTGTTAGAGTCGCCGTGTTCGTCGGCGTCGCGGTCGGCGTGGTGGTCGGTGTAGACGTTGCGGTCGTAGTCGGCGTCACCGTCGGTGTTCGTGTCGGCGCGCTCGTTGGCGTAGCTGTCGGCGTCGCCGTCGCAGTGCTGGTTGGGGTGTGAGTCGGGGTCGTGGTCGGTGTCACCGTCGGTGTTCTTGTCGGCGTGCTCGTTGACGTACCGGTCGGCGTCGCCGTTGGTGTCCCAGTTGGGGTTGCCGTCCCCGTGCTCGTCGGCGTCGCCGTCGGGGTACTCGTTGGTGTCGCGGTCGGTGTCGCTGTCGCAGTTTGAGTCGGCGTGTTGGTCGCAGTGATCGTCGGGGTACTGGTTGGTGTCGCCGTTGCGGTTCGCGTCGGAGTGTTGGTTGGCGTCGCCGTCGGCGTTTGAGTTGGCGTGTCGGTCGGGGTTGCCGTCGAGGTGTGAGTCGGCGTTGACGTCGGGGTCGCGGTCGGCGTCGCCGTTGGCGTTGCGGTCGGCGTGTTCGTTGGGGTCGAAGTCGGCGTCCCAGTTGGCGTCGCGGTCGGCGTACTCGTCGGTGTGGCGGTCGGCGTATCGGTTGGGGTTGCCGTCGGGGTGTCAGTCGGTGTTACGGTCGGTGTCGACGTTGGCGTCCCGGTTGGGGTGGCCGTCGCCGTATTCGTCGGAGTCGCGGTCGGCGTCGAAGTCGGCGTACTCGTCGCCGTGGTGGTCGGCGTATCAGTCGGCGTCGCCGTTGCTGTGCTCGTCGGCGTCGACGTTGGCGTCCCAGTTGGGGTGGCCGTCGCCGTATTCGTCGGGCTCGCGGTCGGCGTCGAAGTCGGCGTGCTCGTCGGCGTCGCGGTTGGTGTGTCGGTCGGGGTTGCGGTCGGCGTGTTGGTTGGCGTCGCCGTGGGCGTGTGAGTCGGCGTCGCGGTTGGCGTACCGGTTGGTGTCGCCGTGGGAGTGTGAGTCGGTGTCGATGTTGGCGTACTCGTGGGTGTCGCGGTCGGCGTGCTCGTTGGCGTTGCCGTCGGCGTATCCGTCGGTGTCGCCGTCGGCGTGGCGGTTGGCGTTGCCGTTGGCGTTGCCGTCGGCGTATCCGTCGGTGTCGCCGTCGGCGTGGCGGTTGGCGTTGCCGTTGGCGTCGATGTTGGCGTGCTCGTCGGTGTGGCGGTCGGCGTTGCCGTCGGTGTACTCGTCGGGGTCGCCGTCGGCGTGCTCGTCGGCGTTGATGTCGGCGTGCTCGTCGGGCTCGAGGTTGGTGTGTCGGTCGGGGTTGCGGTCGGCGTGTCAGTCGGGGTTGCCGTTGGTGTGTGGGTTGGTGTCGCCGTCGGCGTATCCGTCGGTGTCGATGTTGGCGTACTCGTGGGTGTCGCGGTCGGCGTGCTCGTTGGCGTTGCCGTCGGCGTATCCGTCGGTGTCGCGGTTGGCGTTGCCGTCGGCGTCGATGTTGGCGTGCTCGTCGGGGTCGCTGTTGCGGTACTCGTTGGCGTGGCCGTCGGCGTCGACGTTGGTGTACCAGTCGGCGTGGCCGTCGGTGTGTCGGTTGGCGTCGCGGTCGGCGTGCTCGTCGGCGTCGCGGTTGCGGTACTGGTTGGTGTCGCCGTTGTGGTTCGCGTCGGCGTGTTGGTTGGCGTCGCCGTCGGCGTTTGAGTTGGCGTGTCGGTCGGGGTTGCCGTCGAGGTGTGAGTCGGCGTTGACGTCGGGGTCGCGGTCGGTGTGTCGGTCGGAGTCTCCGTCGGCGTGCCGGTTGGGGTTGCCGTCGGCGTACTCGTCGGGGTCGCGGTCGGCGTTGCCGTTGGCGTTGCGGTCGGTGTGTCGGTCGGCGTTGCGGTCGGCGTGTTGGTTGGGGTCGAAGTCGGCGTCCCAGTTGGCGTCGCGGTCGGCGTACTCGTCGGGGTGGCGGTCGGCGTATCGGTTGGGGTTGCCGTCGGGGTGTCAGTCGGTGTTGCGGTCGGTGTCGATGTTGGCGTCCCAGTTGGGGTGGCCGTCGCCGTATTCGTCGGCGTCGCGGTCGGCGTCGAAGTCGGCGTACTCGTCGGGGTCGCCGTCGGCGTGTCGGTTGGCGTCGCGGTCGGCGTTGATGTTGGAGTGTTCGTCTGGGTCGCCGTCGGCGTATCAGTTGGCGTCGAAGTTGGGGTGTTCGTCGGAGTCGCCGTCGGCGTGTCAGTCGGTGTCGCCGTCGGCGTATCCGTTGGCGTCGATGTTGGCGTGCTCGTCGGCGTCGACGTTGGCGTACCGGTTGGTGTCGCCGTCGGCGTTGCGGTCGGTGTGGCCGTCGGCGTGCTCGTCGGCGTCCGTGTCGGAGTGCTGGTGGGCGTACTCGTTGGCGTACCAGTCGGCGTGGCCGTCGCGGTGCCAGTCGGAGTCGCTGTCGGCGTGCTCGTCGCGGTCGCGGTTGGTGTCGCCGTAGCCGTGCTCGTCGGCGTCGCCGTCGCGGTGCTAGTTGGAGTACTTGTGGGCGTAGCCGTCGGGGTAACCGTCGGCGTGAAAGTAGGCGTGTTCGCTTCAATCGGGTTGGTCGGGACTTCGACCGGCGTCGGGGTCGAGCTGGGCGTCGGGGTCGGCGGGCCATACACCTCAACCAGGTTCAACCGCAGGTCGCCGGCCTGATGGGGATCGACAACGATCTTTACGCTTTTGATGCTGCTGAGATTGATTCCGGGAAAGCTTGTGAACGGAAAAGCAATGACCATGGGCCCAGAGACCGTGATCGTCTGAGTGGCAGACTTGGTGGTACCGAAATTATCCACAAGGGCTACCGTTACCGGGTAACCACTCGACCCCACTGACGACAGATCCGCAGAAAAGATACTGACGCGAATACCGGTCTGCGTTGCGAAGCTCGTATTGAGGCCGGTCGCGCTGTTACCTGCGTCGTAGAGCAACTCGAACCGACCGTCGGCGCGCACGCTCGACGAATAGTCGAGCAGCACCGAGCTGGTAGACACTCCGACGGTCACCGAGTCGACCGCGGATCCAATGCTGGTGGCTGTGACCGTGAGCTTTCGAGCCCCGCCGAGAACACCCGCGAGGCCGGTATCGGTCTTCGTGGTGCTGCCAACGGTCAACTGCGATACCCCAGGCGGCAACTTCGTGTTTACGGCGCTCGTGAAGTCGTCGATAGTAATCCCGCTCGCAGTAGTCGCGGCACCCAAAACCAACGCCAACATCCACCAAGCGAAGGCACGTCCGGCTCTGATGGCCACTGCGGTGTGGTTGGGTCGCGTCACGGTCTCACTCACTCTCGGGGCGTTGCGCGTACCCGTCTCACGGCCCAGTCGGACCGAAGGTGCGTATCTTGTTGAGTTGTAGATCACCGGACTTCTGCGGATTGACGCTGACGACGATGCTCCGCACGTGGGCGAGATCGACCTTGGGCAATGCCGATAACAGCAAGCGTACTTGCTGCGGACCGGCGCTTGTGCTTGCCTTTGTGATTGTTCCCGATCGTCCGCTTCGGTCAGCGATCACCAACGTGATCGTATATGGAACCGAAGACAAATCAGCCTCGGCGACATCGATCAGCACTCCGCTTTCGGACAAGAGATTAGCGTTCAACCCGGCACCGCCGGCATCATAGGTGAGATCGAAACGTCCATCGGCGCCGCCGCTGCTGGCGTAGCCGAACAGGCCTGCACCCGGAACGATGTCAGCCGATACGATGTCCAAATCGCCTGAGTCCTGCGATTCGACGGTGACCGTCACTCGCCTTTGGCCTCCCAACACCCCTTTCAAACCCGTATCGTTCGCACTCAGACTCCCCATGCGCCGCTGGCGGACTCCCCGTGGCAGTGTTGCCGAGGCGCCGCTGTTGAAGTCGTCGATCATCACAGCAGCCGCCGGGATGGCTGCGAGCGTAGCGATTGCACCGGTCACTAGCAGCGCCAGTGCCGGCATTCGGAACGGGTTGCGCGACATCAGCTGTCTCGCCTACTCTTGGCAGAGCGAGCGCCGAGGCGCGCCGCCGTGGTGTTGACAATGACACCAAAGGCGCTCGGATTCTCAACCTGCGTGTGCAGCACACAGGGACTCATCGCGAGCGCGCGAACGATTTTCGGATCGAGCCCGTGGGCGACGCTGTCCAACGCACGACCCTCGATCCGCAATAGGGCGGTCACCTCGGCTGCGGTGACATCCAGCCCGTGGTCGCGGCACACCGCAGCGGGTTCGACGAAGAACCGGCCACGAAACGCGCCATCGGTGATCAACCGACCTATAATGCTCTCAACCGATCGCTGGCTCATCGAATGACCTCACGTTAGTTCTCGCCCACCGTGTCTAAGTGCAAGTGGTCTGCCACGTGCGGAAGTTTTCCCAAGCCAAAAAAAGCGTTGATGCTGCAAAGCCCTCGTCGCCTTACGCCCACCATCCAGAGCGGTCGGACCTGCCCGCCCGGCTGGTGTCAACCACGCCTGGCTCAGATCAGCCGCGCGCACTACCTCTGCCCAGAACTGGGCGTATTCCACAGCGTATGCGATGAAGGCGGACGGCGGCGCAGCCACAGATCTTCGCTTGCTACGCAGAATTCCGCGCAGAGCTGGGACTGCTCCGTCACCGCAGCTCCAGCAGGGGCTTGCGTCACAGCGACATCCCTCGCTAGACACGCCCACGAGGAGAGGTGGCGATGGTCGTTCTCATTACAGGCGCATCGAGTGGTATCGGCGCAGCAACAGCGCAGGCGTTCGCGCTTTCTGGCGCGCGACTAATTCTGGCGGCGCGGCGGATCGATCGCTTGCGATCGCTGACCTCCACGCTGCCGAGCGAGTGCCACCTCATCCAACTTGACGTGCGCGACCGCGCGGCCGTCCATCAGGCGGTTGCGGCGATCCCCCAACCCTTCTCCGCAATCGACGTTCTGGTTAACAACGCTGGCTTGTCGCGCGGCTTCGAGCCCCTGCACGAAGGCTCGGAGGAGGACTGGGATGAGATGATCGATACGAACATCAAGGGCCTGCTGTACGTGACCCGGGCCGTGCTCCCCGGCATGGTCGCACGTGGACATGGGCACATCGTCAACGTTGGATCGATCGCCGGGCACGAACCATACCCGCGCGGCAACGTCTACTGCGCCAGCAAGGCTGCGGTCCGCATGCTCAACAAGACCATGCGGCTCGATCTCCACGGTACCGGAATCCGTGTAACCACGGTCGACCCCGGCCTTGTCCCCACGGAGTTCAGCGAGGTGCGCTTCCACGGTGACCGCACCCGCGCCGCTTCGGTGTATGAGAATACTCGGCCGCTGTCAGCCATGGATGTCGCGGACACGATCGTCTGGTGCACGAGTCGGCCGCCGTGGGTGAACGTCGAAGAGCTTCTGCTGATGCCGACCGATCAAGCCGCCCCGGCGATGGTTTACCGTCGGCCGCTACCCGATGCGGGCGCTGGCGCCAGCGCACCACTGGCCCAGAGGTGGTTCGACGCTTGGAACGCACACGACGCCGAGGCCGTGCTGGCGCTCTATGCGCCAGAGGCCCGTCACACTAGCCCGCATGTGCGCGCGTCGGGTGGGGCAACCGACACACTGAAGGGACGCGATGCCATCGGCGCCTACTTCCGCCGTGCGCTACAGAAGGATCCATCTCTCCGCTTCGAACCGGTCTCGCTCTCCAGCGGGCTGCGCACCGTGGTGATCGAGTACCGCGCACATCGCGACGGGATCGTCGAGTCGAACGCGGAACTTCTGGAACTCGACGCCGACGGCCTGATCGCACACTCGCGCGTCTATCACGCACACTAGGTTCGTGGCCCAACAGCTACCGCTTGGCTCAGCGGACGCGCAGAGTGGCTTCACCGCAAATGGCGCCGGAAAAACGCTAGCGCACGCGTCCACGCATCAGCCGCCGCGTCTGGGCGAAAAGCGTCCGCGCGGCTGTCGTTGAAGAACGCGTGTCCGGCGCCTGTATAACTCTTGATCTCGAACGTCTTCTCCCGACGCTGGAGAATCGCGCGCAACTCGTCGACATCGACCTGCGGGATGAGGCCGTCATCAGCGCCGAACAGTCCGAGGTATGGACACGCCAACTGCGGCGCGAGATCGAGTGGGCTCGCGGGTTTTGCGCGGTCATCTTTCTGCGTGTAACGCAGCATGCCGTACCAGCTCACACAGGCCGCCAGTTGTGAAACTGTACACGCCGCCATCAGCGCGTATTGCCCACCCATACAGAACCCTGTAATTCCGATCGCATCGACCCGCACGTCCGAACGTCGCGCGAGAAACTCCACCGCTGCATCGAGATCGGCGAGTACGCGCGGGTCGGGTAACTCGCGCATCCACTTGAACGCCGCCGCCATGTCCGGCAGCACCGGCGGACCCTCGCGGCTGTACAGGTCAACCGCCAACGTCAAGAATCCCTCCTGGGCAAAGCGTCGCGTGATGTCGCGGTAGTGTTCATGCAATCCGCGCACG encodes:
- a CDS encoding dienelactone hydrolase family protein — its product is MPQTAELTFQRDGETLLGYAAWPDGRGPFAAIVLIPDVRGLHEHYRDITRRFAQEGFLTLAVDLYSREGPPVLPDMAAAFKWMRELPDPRVLADLDAAVEFLARRSDVRVDAIGITGFCMGGQYALMAACTVSQLAACVSWYGMLRYTQKDDRAKPASPLDLAPQLACPYLGLFGADDGLIPQVDVDELRAILQRREKTFEIKSYTGAGHAFFNDSRADAFRPDAAADAWTRALAFFRRHLR
- a CDS encoding Franean1_4349 family RiPP, which gives rise to MSQRSVESIIGRLITDGAFRGRFFVEPAAVCRDHGLDVTAAEVTALLRIEGRALDSVAHGLDPKIVRALAMSPCVLHTQVENPSAFGVIVNTTAARLGARSAKSRRDS
- a CDS encoding SDR family NAD(P)-dependent oxidoreductase; protein product: MVVLITGASSGIGAATAQAFALSGARLILAARRIDRLRSLTSTLPSECHLIQLDVRDRAAVHQAVAAIPQPFSAIDVLVNNAGLSRGFEPLHEGSEEDWDEMIDTNIKGLLYVTRAVLPGMVARGHGHIVNVGSIAGHEPYPRGNVYCASKAAVRMLNKTMRLDLHGTGIRVTTVDPGLVPTEFSEVRFHGDRTRAASVYENTRPLSAMDVADTIVWCTSRPPWVNVEELLLMPTDQAAPAMVYRRPLPDAGAGASAPLAQRWFDAWNAHDAEAVLALYAPEARHTSPHVRASGGATDTLKGRDAIGAYFRRALQKDPSLRFEPVSLSSGLRTVVIEYRAHRDGIVESNAELLELDADGLIAHSRVYHAH